The proteins below come from a single Prolixibacter sp. NT017 genomic window:
- a CDS encoding DUF819 domain-containing protein, producing the protein MSLIAPGDHLVLFSLITGAAALGMWSEHKKWFGKVSGILVTVLLMSLLSMLNVVPPASSTRVHVPVYDLIFTYFVPISIPMMLMGSNIMRTIREGGKLLIAYIIGAIGVVLGSFLAFSLIHLGPDSGKMAGVIASTLIGGSMNFVATGEALQITTHPLFSATIAVDNFAASLFILLLFMLPGIKFLARFFAKPKAENKIEAVVQEHEKSQPITMERMGLTLVIAVAIAASGAWLGDWLQSVLHTQMDLSILIITLISVLVANLFPKRLKPLEDTAFSVGLWMMYIFLAAIGAATNMADILHIGPAILGFYLIILFFHLIFLVALAKIFKLDIYEVMISSAANVMGPSVAAPMAASLGQKKLITPGILVGILGYVIGTFIGVSIALALS; encoded by the coding sequence ATGTCGTTAATAGCCCCCGGAGATCATCTGGTTTTATTTTCCCTTATAACCGGGGCTGCAGCCTTAGGGATGTGGTCGGAACATAAAAAGTGGTTTGGTAAAGTTTCCGGAATTCTGGTTACTGTTTTGCTGATGTCTCTCTTGTCGATGTTAAATGTCGTTCCGCCGGCATCGAGTACGAGAGTGCACGTACCTGTTTACGACCTGATCTTTACTTATTTTGTGCCGATTTCCATCCCGATGATGCTGATGGGATCGAACATCATGCGTACCATTCGCGAAGGCGGTAAGTTATTGATTGCTTACATTATTGGAGCCATTGGCGTGGTGTTGGGGAGCTTTTTAGCTTTCTCGTTAATCCATTTGGGGCCGGACTCCGGAAAAATGGCCGGTGTCATCGCCTCGACGCTGATTGGCGGAAGTATGAACTTCGTTGCTACCGGAGAAGCTCTGCAAATCACTACCCATCCGCTGTTCTCTGCGACCATCGCTGTTGATAACTTTGCAGCCAGCCTGTTTATTCTTTTGCTTTTTATGCTTCCCGGGATTAAGTTCCTGGCGCGCTTTTTTGCCAAGCCCAAAGCTGAAAACAAGATAGAGGCAGTAGTACAGGAGCACGAAAAGTCCCAACCCATTACCATGGAGCGCATGGGACTGACGCTGGTCATTGCAGTCGCTATTGCGGCATCAGGTGCCTGGTTAGGCGATTGGCTGCAATCGGTTCTTCACACGCAAATGGATTTGAGTATTCTCATTATTACGCTCATTTCGGTGCTGGTAGCGAATCTCTTTCCCAAACGTCTCAAACCGCTCGAAGATACTGCCTTTTCGGTGGGACTGTGGATGATGTACATCTTTCTGGCTGCCATTGGTGCAGCAACCAACATGGCTGACATTTTGCACATCGGTCCGGCCATACTCGGATTTTACCTCATTATCCTGTTCTTCCACCTCATCTTTTTGGTGGCACTGGCAAAAATTTTCAAGCTCGATATCTATGAAGTCATGATATCATCAGCTGCTAACGTGATGGGGCCGTCTGTAGCCGCACCGATGGCTGCTTCGCTCGGACAAAAGAAATTAATTACCCCGGGGATTCTCGTGGGGATTCTTGGTTATGTTATCGGGACTTTTATCGGAGTTTCCATTGCATTAGCTTTGAGCTAA
- a CDS encoding TlpA disulfide reductase family protein, translated as MKKYLKRQWEQFKKQSLLGKIFDVVILVILIGLVFPPTRKPVASLLIRTTLMAPGKDDHSIKLTNEDYQFGLYDLNGREHSFAEFKGKPVFFNQWATWCPPCVAELPTIQKLYDDYGDKVAFVIATHESPAKVKQFISDNGYTFPVYIVPGQVPGVFQTRSIPASYIISPDDKLVLRKKGAADWNSSRVRKMFDDMIQ; from the coding sequence ATGAAGAAGTATCTGAAAAGACAGTGGGAGCAGTTTAAGAAGCAATCGCTCCTGGGAAAAATATTCGATGTTGTTATCCTGGTGATTCTGATTGGACTGGTATTTCCGCCTACGCGGAAGCCGGTAGCATCGTTGCTGATTCGCACCACGCTGATGGCGCCGGGGAAAGATGACCACAGCATCAAGTTAACGAATGAAGATTACCAGTTCGGACTATATGACCTGAATGGTAGGGAACACAGTTTTGCTGAGTTTAAAGGCAAACCGGTGTTTTTTAATCAATGGGCAACCTGGTGTCCTCCGTGTGTGGCGGAATTGCCCACCATCCAGAAGTTATACGACGATTATGGAGATAAAGTGGCTTTCGTTATAGCTACGCATGAGTCTCCGGCTAAAGTCAAACAGTTTATCAGCGATAATGGCTATACCTTTCCGGTATATATCGTTCCCGGGCAGGTTCCGGGCGTCTTCCAGACACGTAGTATTCCGGCGTCGTATATTATATCGCCCGATGATAAATTGGTGTTACGGAAAAAAGGAGCCGCCGATTGGAACAGTTCAAGGGTAAGGAAAATGTTTGACGATATGATTCAATAG
- a CDS encoding S28 family serine protease yields the protein MIRLRSLLLLSLLLVFQAVQAQTLTLEQRLKALPDVYSVKPMESNEFFKQAWVVMVAQPLDHQHPDKGFFTQRVIVSHLGYDKPVVFITEGYAGDYAATPKYLNELSLVLDANQIFVEHRFFGQSVPDSIDTKWKYLTVENAAADDHHLVQMFKKIYHEKWISTGISKGGETCLYHRALYPKDVDISVPYVAPLNFSREERREPAFIEHITGTKEGREKVAAFQRQVLERRDQLFPMFQTLCDEKKYTFRIPLEAVYDYCVLEYSFSFWQWGHDIDEIPAPDAPDQEIFDHFVQVSSPEYFSMEGSKGFLPFFVQAARQLGYYAYDMKPFADLMTIKSTEGYLSRIWLPKEARFPFSSAMSEKVDKYLRSDAKHVLLIYGGWDPWSASAAEAGKNKGVMKIVKPEGSHRTRIMNLPDNLRQQAIDTLKVWLSE from the coding sequence ATGATTCGTTTACGTTCGCTCTTACTTCTCAGTTTACTGCTCGTTTTTCAGGCGGTACAGGCACAAACATTAACACTCGAACAACGACTGAAAGCGCTTCCCGATGTCTATTCGGTGAAGCCGATGGAGAGCAATGAGTTCTTCAAGCAAGCGTGGGTGGTTATGGTGGCGCAGCCACTCGATCACCAGCATCCCGATAAAGGCTTTTTTACGCAACGAGTGATTGTATCTCATCTCGGTTACGATAAGCCGGTGGTTTTTATCACGGAAGGCTATGCCGGCGATTATGCTGCCACTCCAAAGTATTTAAACGAACTGAGTTTGGTCCTCGATGCCAACCAGATTTTTGTGGAGCACAGGTTTTTCGGTCAGTCGGTTCCCGATTCGATTGATACCAAATGGAAATACCTTACGGTAGAAAATGCTGCAGCCGACGATCATCACCTGGTGCAGATGTTCAAAAAGATTTATCATGAAAAATGGATAAGTACCGGAATTAGTAAAGGCGGTGAGACGTGTTTGTATCATCGGGCACTTTACCCGAAAGATGTTGATATTTCGGTTCCTTATGTGGCTCCGTTGAACTTCTCCCGGGAAGAGCGCCGTGAGCCGGCTTTTATCGAGCACATCACGGGAACGAAAGAAGGACGGGAGAAAGTCGCGGCTTTCCAGCGCCAGGTACTGGAGCGGCGGGACCAGTTGTTTCCCATGTTCCAGACACTTTGTGATGAGAAAAAATATACGTTCCGAATTCCCTTGGAGGCAGTTTATGATTACTGCGTACTGGAATACTCGTTTTCGTTCTGGCAATGGGGACACGACATTGATGAAATTCCCGCTCCGGATGCTCCTGACCAGGAAATTTTCGATCACTTTGTTCAGGTTAGCTCACCCGAATATTTCAGCATGGAAGGCAGCAAAGGATTTCTTCCTTTCTTCGTGCAGGCTGCGCGTCAGTTAGGATATTATGCATATGATATGAAGCCTTTTGCCGATTTGATGACTATCAAAAGCACGGAAGGTTATCTTAGCCGGATTTGGTTGCCCAAAGAGGCTCGGTTTCCGTTTTCATCGGCAATGAGTGAGAAGGTAGATAAATATCTTCGCTCCGACGCAAAACATGTCTTGCTGATTTACGGCGGCTGGGATCCATGGTCGGCTTCGGCTGCTGAAGCAGGGAAAAACAAGGGCGTGATGAAAATCGTGAAACCGGAAGGCAGTCACCGTACCCGCATCATGAATTTGCCTGACAATTTGCGTCAGCAAGCCATCGATACCCTGAAAGTTTGGTTGAGCGAATAG
- a CDS encoding glycoside hydrolase family 2 protein yields the protein MKKLTLLLCLIWVGQVHAQTVITNIPGRNTFTLNGKWHYIIDPYETGYYDYRYKPYDANPHPTGGFFLDQQQTNKTQLIEYNFDKSPTLWVPGDWNSQDEKLLYYEGSIWYRRLFDYKKSNPNDRVFIHFGAVNYESDVYLNGKKLGKHIGGFTPFNYEITDLLKKDGKNSLVLKVDNKRHKEGVPTLNTDWWNYGGITRDVDVVEVPQTFISDYYIQLKKGSQKNVAGYVQLNGPNAANQTVQVSIPELKINKTFTTDENGKAAVDFQLKKAELWSPKNPKLYKVTVSNAGQSVSEPIGFRSIETKGTDILLNGKSIFLRGISIHEEMPMRGGRAYSESDAQTLLNWAKELGCNYVRLAHYPHAENMIRLADKMGILVWEENPVYWTIDWNNPDTYKNAEHQLTDLITRDKNRASVIFWSMANETPVSDARTNFLHKLVQHARSMDNTRLISAALEVHGDSNPYDRIVEDPFAQYVDVVNFNEYVGWYDGLPQKCDSINWIIKYNKPVMISEFGGGALQGLHGDSLTRWSEEYQESIYKHTLPMLMKIPQFRGVTPWILCDFRSPKRVLPVIQDGWNRKGLIGQNGTKKKAFFVLQKFYKKMEEKNK from the coding sequence ATGAAAAAGTTAACATTGCTGCTTTGCCTGATTTGGGTCGGACAGGTACACGCTCAAACTGTCATCACCAATATCCCCGGCCGCAACACATTTACCCTTAATGGGAAATGGCATTACATCATCGATCCGTACGAGACCGGATATTACGATTATCGCTACAAACCTTACGATGCGAATCCGCATCCAACCGGAGGTTTTTTTCTCGACCAACAGCAAACGAATAAAACACAGCTAATAGAATATAATTTCGACAAAAGTCCGACCCTTTGGGTTCCGGGCGACTGGAATTCACAGGATGAGAAATTGCTTTACTATGAAGGTTCTATCTGGTATCGCCGGCTGTTCGACTACAAGAAGAGTAATCCCAACGACCGCGTCTTCATTCATTTCGGAGCAGTCAATTACGAATCCGATGTTTACCTCAACGGGAAGAAATTAGGCAAGCACATTGGTGGCTTCACTCCGTTCAATTACGAAATCACTGATTTGCTGAAAAAGGACGGAAAGAACTCGCTGGTACTTAAAGTCGATAACAAGCGTCACAAAGAAGGCGTTCCCACCCTGAACACCGACTGGTGGAACTATGGCGGCATTACCCGCGATGTAGACGTGGTTGAAGTTCCGCAAACCTTTATTTCCGATTACTACATTCAGCTCAAAAAAGGTTCTCAAAAAAATGTGGCTGGCTATGTGCAGCTAAACGGTCCGAATGCTGCCAATCAAACGGTTCAGGTCAGCATCCCCGAACTGAAAATCAATAAAACCTTCACGACCGACGAAAACGGGAAAGCTGCAGTTGATTTTCAGTTGAAGAAAGCGGAGCTCTGGTCACCGAAGAACCCAAAACTCTATAAAGTTACTGTTTCCAATGCAGGTCAAAGTGTTTCCGAGCCCATCGGTTTCCGAAGCATCGAAACCAAAGGAACGGATATCCTGCTCAACGGAAAATCAATTTTCCTTCGAGGGATTTCCATTCATGAGGAGATGCCCATGAGAGGAGGAAGAGCCTATTCCGAATCGGATGCACAAACGTTACTCAACTGGGCGAAAGAACTCGGCTGTAACTATGTTCGTCTGGCACACTATCCACATGCTGAAAATATGATCCGGCTGGCCGATAAGATGGGCATTCTCGTTTGGGAAGAAAATCCGGTGTACTGGACCATTGACTGGAACAATCCGGACACATATAAAAACGCTGAACACCAACTAACTGATTTAATTACACGCGACAAAAACCGGGCTTCCGTTATTTTCTGGTCGATGGCCAACGAAACGCCGGTCAGCGATGCACGAACCAACTTCCTGCACAAGCTGGTGCAACATGCCCGAAGCATGGATAATACCCGGTTAATATCCGCAGCTCTGGAAGTTCACGGGGACAGCAATCCGTACGACCGAATTGTGGAGGATCCTTTCGCTCAATATGTCGACGTTGTCAACTTCAACGAATATGTAGGCTGGTATGACGGTCTGCCTCAAAAATGCGACAGCATCAACTGGATCATCAAATACAACAAGCCGGTAATGATTAGTGAATTCGGAGGTGGCGCATTGCAGGGATTGCACGGCGACTCGCTCACCCGCTGGTCGGAAGAGTACCAGGAAAGTATCTACAAACATACACTTCCCATGTTGATGAAAATACCACAGTTCCGGGGTGTCACTCCGTGGATTTTGTGTGATTTCCGCTCACCAAAACGTGTGCTACCGGTTATTCAGGACGGATGGAACCGTAAAGGTCTGATTGGCCAAAACGGCACCAAGAAGAAAGCCTTCTTCGTCCTTCAGAAATTCTATAAAAAGATGGAAGAGAAGAACAAATAA
- the ppk2 gene encoding polyphosphate kinase 2 — MSKEKTKKKHHKSPDHIEPEKKDKRRLGKKIYNKELRKMQIELVKLQEWIRQEQLKVVVIFEGRDAAGKGGVIKRIMEPLNPRICRVVALGTPTERQRTQWYFQRYVTQLPAGGEMVLFDRSWYNRAGVEHVMSFCTDEEYDEFMRSCPEFERMLVRSGIILIKYWFSVSDEEQELRFQARLDDPTKRWKLSPMDLASREKWVEYSRAKDEMFRYTDIKQAPWYVVPADNKRRARLNCIHHLLSKVPYKDLTPEPMELPPRIEKDNYVRPPITDQTFVPEVY; from the coding sequence ATGAGTAAAGAGAAAACCAAAAAGAAGCACCACAAATCACCGGATCACATCGAACCCGAAAAAAAGGACAAGCGCCGCTTAGGAAAAAAGATTTACAACAAGGAGCTGCGCAAGATGCAAATCGAGCTGGTGAAGTTGCAGGAATGGATCAGACAGGAACAACTAAAAGTGGTTGTTATTTTCGAAGGCCGTGACGCTGCCGGAAAAGGTGGCGTTATCAAACGCATCATGGAACCACTTAATCCCCGTATCTGCCGCGTTGTAGCACTCGGCACACCCACCGAACGCCAACGGACGCAATGGTATTTCCAGCGCTATGTTACGCAACTGCCAGCAGGCGGCGAGATGGTTCTCTTCGACCGTAGCTGGTACAACCGTGCCGGCGTAGAGCATGTAATGAGTTTTTGTACTGACGAGGAATACGACGAATTTATGCGGAGTTGTCCCGAATTCGAGCGCATGCTGGTTCGCTCCGGCATTATCCTTATCAAATACTGGTTTTCGGTTTCCGACGAAGAACAGGAGCTGCGTTTTCAAGCCCGGCTCGATGATCCGACCAAGCGCTGGAAACTCAGCCCCATGGATTTGGCTTCACGCGAAAAATGGGTAGAGTACTCCCGGGCGAAAGACGAAATGTTCCGGTACACCGACATCAAACAAGCCCCTTGGTATGTCGTTCCGGCAGATAACAAGCGAAGAGCCCGGCTCAATTGCATTCATCACCTGCTGAGCAAAGTTCCGTACAAGGATTTGACGCCCGAACCGATGGAACTACCACCACGCATTGAAAAGGACAACTACGTACGTCCTCCTATTACTGACCAGACTTTCGTTCCCGAGGTTTACTAA
- a CDS encoding proline racemase family protein, with protein MNEGLSNVRWQPPENWLQVDTIDMHTGGEPLRIIVDGLPEIPGQTVLEKRRYFRKHLDHIRKALMWEPRGHADMYGAVLTAPVTPDGHFGVFFMHNEGYSTMCGHAIIALVKFALETGLVQYPKDGLIRIDAPPGRIDAFAEMKGNTVVKSSFHNVPSFVLLQDKTLDVPGLGNIRFDVAYGGTFYAFVDANEIGLELVPQQISRIIDLGRKIKKAVVRNFDILHPFEADLSFLYGTIFTGKPKDGKHHSRNVCVFANGEVDRSATGSGVSARAALHAVKDGLETGKKLVIESLIDTTMDVEIADITSFGPYSAVIPKVAGTAFFTGQHRFLIDPDDPLKEGFLIR; from the coding sequence ATGAATGAAGGGCTGAGTAACGTGCGGTGGCAGCCGCCTGAGAACTGGTTGCAGGTCGATACCATTGATATGCATACAGGAGGAGAACCTTTGCGAATTATTGTCGATGGGCTTCCTGAAATTCCCGGACAAACCGTCCTGGAAAAACGTCGTTATTTCCGAAAACATTTGGATCATATCCGGAAGGCCTTGATGTGGGAACCACGCGGGCATGCCGATATGTACGGAGCTGTTTTGACGGCCCCGGTAACGCCTGACGGTCATTTCGGTGTATTCTTTATGCACAACGAAGGATATTCCACCATGTGCGGCCATGCTATTATTGCGTTGGTGAAATTTGCCCTCGAAACCGGTTTGGTTCAGTATCCGAAAGACGGGTTGATTCGCATCGATGCACCGCCCGGACGGATTGACGCCTTCGCGGAAATGAAGGGCAACACAGTCGTGAAATCATCGTTTCACAACGTTCCATCGTTTGTCTTGCTGCAGGATAAAACATTGGATGTTCCGGGTTTAGGTAATATCCGGTTCGATGTGGCTTACGGCGGAACATTTTATGCATTTGTCGATGCCAATGAGATTGGCCTGGAGTTGGTACCGCAGCAAATTAGCCGGATAATTGATCTCGGCAGAAAGATAAAAAAAGCGGTGGTCCGGAATTTTGACATTCTCCATCCGTTTGAGGCAGATCTCAGCTTTTTGTACGGAACCATATTCACGGGGAAACCGAAAGATGGAAAACATCACAGCCGGAATGTTTGCGTTTTTGCCAATGGCGAAGTCGATCGTTCGGCTACCGGTTCAGGCGTGAGCGCCCGGGCAGCACTTCATGCCGTGAAAGATGGTTTGGAAACGGGAAAAAAGCTGGTTATCGAAAGCTTGATTGATACAACGATGGATGTGGAAATAGCGGATATCACTTCGTTCGGGCCTTATTCTGCCGTTATTCCCAAAGTAGCCGGAACAGCATTTTTTACAGGACAGCATCGCTTTTTGATTGATCCGGATGACCCGTTGAAAGAAGGATTTTTAATTAGATAA
- a CDS encoding sodium:alanine symporter family protein: MENIGQFIIKFSNIAWGTPLLILLLGGGSWFLIYSRFIPFRYLRHAVNILTGRYDNPDEPGQLNHYQALSTALASTIGMGNISGVAVAIVTGGPGAIFWMWVSALIGVATKFFTNTLAIMYRGRDDRGQIQGGPMYFITEGLGKNWKPLAVFYSVVCLIGVSPLFQTNQLTQVIRDVILIPNGVKTGFLTNLGTGLVIAGIVALVVIGGVKRIGRAAGRLVPLMVVVYLVAVFYILFSHPGNILSGFQLIISDAFSGKAVAGGAMGAVLITGVRRAAFSNEAGLGTAPLAHGAAKTSEPVREGLVAMLGPIIDTIVVCSLTALTIIVTGMWQHPDVNGITLTAEAFEKGIPVYGPYILIVSILIFAITSLFAFPYYGGKCVTYLFGTRWVKVYHVIYTASILVGATSTLTVIISLIDGAFALMAIPTMVSALLLSPKVMKEAKRYFARLKEETA, encoded by the coding sequence TTGGAAAATATCGGACAATTCATCATCAAATTCAGCAACATTGCCTGGGGCACACCTCTGCTCATTCTTTTACTCGGCGGTGGAAGCTGGTTTCTCATCTATTCACGTTTTATCCCTTTTCGTTATCTGCGTCATGCTGTCAACATTTTGACAGGGCGCTACGATAACCCCGACGAACCGGGACAATTAAACCACTATCAGGCCTTGTCTACGGCACTTGCATCCACCATTGGAATGGGAAATATTAGTGGTGTGGCGGTGGCCATCGTTACCGGAGGACCGGGCGCTATTTTCTGGATGTGGGTTTCCGCCCTGATTGGCGTCGCCACCAAGTTTTTCACCAATACGCTGGCGATTATGTACCGTGGCCGGGATGACCGGGGACAAATACAGGGAGGCCCCATGTATTTTATTACGGAAGGTTTGGGAAAAAATTGGAAACCGCTCGCCGTGTTTTACAGTGTGGTTTGCCTGATTGGGGTAAGTCCTTTGTTCCAGACGAACCAGCTAACCCAGGTTATCCGCGATGTCATTTTGATTCCCAATGGCGTGAAAACCGGATTCCTCACCAACCTCGGTACAGGATTGGTTATTGCCGGAATTGTAGCGCTGGTTGTTATTGGTGGTGTCAAACGAATCGGACGGGCAGCGGGCCGGTTGGTGCCACTCATGGTGGTTGTCTATCTGGTCGCCGTTTTCTACATTCTTTTCAGTCATCCGGGGAATATTCTGTCCGGCTTTCAACTAATCATTTCCGATGCCTTTTCGGGGAAAGCTGTTGCCGGAGGAGCGATGGGAGCTGTTTTGATAACCGGTGTGCGACGGGCCGCATTCTCCAACGAAGCCGGACTGGGAACGGCACCGCTGGCTCACGGAGCCGCCAAAACGAGCGAACCTGTGAGGGAAGGCCTCGTAGCTATGCTTGGACCAATTATCGATACCATAGTGGTTTGTAGTCTGACAGCGCTAACCATTATCGTAACCGGAATGTGGCAACACCCCGATGTGAACGGAATTACGCTAACCGCTGAAGCGTTCGAGAAAGGGATTCCGGTTTATGGCCCCTATATACTGATTGTCAGCATCCTGATTTTTGCAATCACCAGTCTGTTTGCGTTCCCGTATTACGGAGGAAAATGCGTCACTTATCTGTTCGGTACGCGTTGGGTAAAAGTCTATCACGTGATTTACACTGCTTCCATCCTGGTCGGGGCTACTTCCACTTTGACCGTTATCATTAGTCTCATTGACGGAGCGTTCGCGCTAATGGCTATTCCCACGATGGTGTCTGCCCTTTTGCTTTCGCCGAAAGTGATGAAAGAAGCCAAGCGTTATTTCGCCCGCTTAAAGGAAGAAACGGCTTAG
- the hypD gene encoding trans-4-hydroxy-L-proline dehydratase, which translates to MNERIKRLRQASLDAPNCLSAERALLITEFYKSDAAHGVSSPLMRAMAFRYILSNKFICVNPDELIVGERGPAPKATPTYPEINLHSMKDLEILHSREKVSFHVDEEFRKVYSEKVIPFWSGKTNRERIFGNMTPEWLAAYDAGIFTEFQEQRAPGHTVAGGKIFRKGMLEIIDDIYLAKKELDFMNDPAAYDKREELRAMEIAARALIDFAERYAVKLDRMTQMETDLVRKSELHQMAEICRRVPAHAPQTFHEALQHYWFVHVGVITELNPWDSFNPGRLDQHLYPFFRKEIDEGTLTKEKATEILQSFWVKFNNHPSPPKVGVTALESNTYADFALINLGGVKPDGSDAVNELSYLLLDVIEEMRILQPSSMVQVSKKNPERFLRRSVKIVKTGFGQPSLFNTDAIVQELVRQGKSLVDARNGGASGCVETGAFGTEAYFLTGYFNLPKILELTLHNGRDPHSGRQLGLQTGDPGQFSAYEDLLEAFQRQLTYFIDLKIRGNNTIERIYTIHMPVPFLSLIIDDCVARGIDYVAGGARYNTSYIQGVGLGSITDSLTALRTHVFEKKDIAIEQLVEAMRRNFEGYEDLRYRLLYETPKFGNDDDAADEQAMQVFERFFETVDGKPNTRGGVHRINLLPTTSHVYFGSVMGAMPDGRQAGLPLSEGISPVQGADIHGPTAVVKSVAKIDHLRTGGTLLNQKFSPDFFADETAIAKVAALVRAYFRLDGHHIQFNVVSAGTLRKAQETPEDYRDLIVRVAGYSDYFNDLGKDLQDEIIRRTEHSEVVG; encoded by the coding sequence ATGAACGAACGAATCAAACGACTTCGCCAGGCATCGCTTGACGCGCCCAATTGCCTTTCGGCAGAACGGGCTTTGCTGATTACCGAATTTTATAAGAGCGACGCAGCCCATGGTGTTTCTTCGCCGCTGATGCGAGCGATGGCTTTCCGCTATATTTTGTCCAACAAATTTATTTGTGTCAATCCCGACGAATTAATTGTGGGTGAACGGGGACCGGCTCCGAAAGCTACTCCAACTTATCCCGAAATCAATTTGCATTCGATGAAGGACCTGGAAATCCTGCATTCGCGGGAGAAGGTCTCTTTTCATGTCGACGAAGAGTTTCGAAAGGTTTATTCCGAAAAAGTGATTCCGTTTTGGAGCGGGAAAACCAACCGGGAGCGAATCTTTGGTAACATGACTCCGGAATGGCTGGCTGCATACGATGCTGGTATATTTACGGAGTTTCAGGAGCAACGGGCTCCGGGGCATACGGTTGCCGGTGGGAAGATCTTCCGCAAGGGGATGCTTGAAATCATCGATGATATCTATCTGGCTAAGAAAGAACTGGATTTTATGAACGATCCGGCTGCTTATGATAAGCGTGAGGAGCTGCGTGCCATGGAAATTGCTGCCCGGGCTTTGATTGATTTTGCCGAACGGTATGCAGTAAAGCTTGACCGAATGACTCAGATGGAAACAGATTTAGTCCGGAAATCTGAATTGCATCAAATGGCTGAGATTTGCCGTCGGGTTCCGGCTCATGCGCCGCAAACCTTTCATGAAGCGTTGCAACATTATTGGTTTGTGCATGTGGGAGTGATTACGGAGTTGAATCCGTGGGACTCGTTCAATCCCGGTCGCCTCGATCAGCATTTGTATCCTTTCTTCCGGAAGGAAATTGACGAAGGAACGCTTACAAAAGAGAAAGCCACTGAAATATTGCAGTCTTTCTGGGTAAAGTTTAATAATCACCCGTCGCCGCCCAAGGTGGGGGTTACAGCTTTGGAAAGCAACACCTACGCCGATTTTGCTTTGATTAACCTGGGAGGAGTGAAGCCCGATGGTTCGGATGCGGTGAACGAACTTTCTTATTTGCTGCTCGATGTGATTGAAGAGATGCGGATTCTTCAGCCAAGTTCCATGGTGCAGGTCAGTAAAAAGAATCCGGAAAGATTTTTGCGAAGATCCGTCAAAATTGTGAAAACCGGTTTTGGTCAGCCTTCGCTTTTTAATACCGATGCGATTGTTCAGGAATTGGTTCGGCAAGGGAAATCGCTTGTCGATGCGCGGAATGGTGGCGCGAGCGGTTGCGTTGAAACAGGAGCATTTGGAACAGAGGCTTATTTTCTGACCGGGTATTTCAACCTTCCCAAAATATTGGAACTGACATTGCATAACGGTCGTGATCCCCATTCGGGAAGGCAACTGGGACTGCAGACCGGCGACCCCGGCCAGTTTAGTGCTTATGAAGACTTGTTGGAAGCATTTCAGCGACAGCTCACTTATTTTATCGATTTAAAAATCAGGGGAAATAATACGATTGAACGTATTTATACCATTCACATGCCGGTGCCTTTTTTGTCTCTCATCATCGATGATTGTGTCGCGAGAGGTATCGATTACGTGGCTGGCGGTGCCCGTTACAATACCAGTTACATTCAGGGAGTTGGTCTGGGTTCCATCACCGATTCATTGACTGCGCTTCGAACACATGTTTTTGAGAAAAAGGATATTGCCATTGAGCAGTTGGTGGAAGCAATGAGACGTAACTTCGAGGGATACGAAGATTTGCGCTACCGTTTACTTTATGAAACGCCGAAGTTCGGGAATGATGACGATGCGGCAGACGAACAGGCCATGCAGGTGTTCGAACGATTCTTTGAAACAGTTGACGGTAAACCCAATACCCGTGGAGGCGTTCATCGAATTAATTTGTTGCCCACCACCAGTCATGTGTACTTTGGAAGTGTGATGGGAGCGATGCCGGATGGGAGACAAGCCGGATTGCCCCTTTCTGAGGGAATATCGCCGGTACAGGGAGCTGATATTCATGGTCCGACAGCTGTGGTGAAATCGGTGGCAAAAATTGATCATCTGCGAACGGGAGGTACATTGCTGAACCAGAAGTTCTCGCCCGATTTCTTCGCTGATGAAACCGCTATCGCGAAGGTTGCCGCGTTGGTTCGTGCTTATTTCCGTCTCGACGGTCATCACATACAATTCAACGTGGTGTCAGCAGGCACGCTACGTAAAGCACAGGAAACTCCGGAAGACTACCGTGATTTGATTGTTCGGGTAGCCGGATACAGCGATTATTTCAACGACCTGGGAAAAGATCTGCAGGATGAAATTATCCGCCGGACAGAACATTCGGAAGTGGTCGGTTAG